In a single window of the Pelagibacterium sp. 26DY04 genome:
- a CDS encoding ABC transporter substrate-binding protein has translation MNLLNKRLNALAGTVALVMAASPALAQTCNAYSEAPQLAEAVAAGELPPVEERLPLEPLVLTPAEQIGVYGGDLIDTNGGSRLAEFRHYGYEPLVRWSVDGSEVVPNVAKGWDVSEDATTYTFHLREGMKWSDGEDFTADDIVFWWERVETNTDINESPRGMFVVDGELATVTAIDDYTVEFKWSNPNGLFLNDLATSYGQRVVQFAEHYVSQFDRDLNPEGVAQMMEEAGATDYTTWWRDTVGTYGMQSEYNNPDRPHIHAWLPTEPFLGKERFTFERNPYFFKVDTECNQLPYIDTRTWVLVQDSEVQLAMSLSGQVDISQVNISNPSNRAIFFENQEQGDYRLISAESADMNTAYFMFALNHPDPFKASVYQNKDFRIGLSLAINRPEIIDVVYLGQGRPYQVAPRPNSPFYDEQLATQYTEYDVALANEHLDEVLPEKNAEGMRLDENGEPFQIVISVNEGFRSDWVDMALLVESYWEAVGIDVVVDVVADEVYEQRSTAPNRDLNLWIAENGSGSLPLMATHVFLGGPGMAGNWDAWELWYNQERGLVNRGSDVAGDVEPIEPPTEVIELLDAANSIATTAGEEQAERMHEYLDMVAEFFPTVGIALPEGNYRAVKNNLRNLPEPLIEGWLYPGIAPANFSTFYFEPDQQ, from the coding sequence GTGGCAGCGGGCGAACTGCCGCCGGTCGAAGAGCGTTTGCCGCTCGAGCCGCTCGTCCTCACCCCGGCCGAACAGATCGGCGTTTATGGCGGCGATCTCATCGACACCAACGGCGGCAGCCGCCTGGCGGAGTTCCGCCACTATGGCTATGAGCCGCTGGTGCGCTGGTCGGTGGACGGTTCGGAAGTAGTCCCCAACGTTGCCAAGGGCTGGGACGTCTCCGAGGATGCGACCACATACACGTTCCACCTGCGTGAGGGCATGAAGTGGTCCGATGGGGAAGACTTCACGGCTGACGACATCGTCTTCTGGTGGGAGCGGGTCGAAACCAACACCGACATCAACGAATCTCCGCGTGGGATGTTCGTCGTCGATGGCGAACTCGCGACCGTCACTGCCATCGACGACTATACGGTCGAATTCAAATGGTCCAACCCCAACGGTCTGTTCCTCAACGACCTGGCGACTTCCTATGGCCAGCGCGTCGTTCAGTTCGCCGAGCACTACGTTTCCCAGTTCGATCGCGATCTCAACCCCGAGGGCGTGGCCCAGATGATGGAAGAGGCCGGCGCGACCGACTACACCACCTGGTGGCGCGATACCGTGGGTACGTACGGCATGCAGTCCGAATACAACAATCCGGACCGTCCCCATATCCATGCGTGGCTCCCCACCGAGCCGTTCCTGGGCAAGGAGCGCTTCACCTTCGAGCGCAATCCGTATTTCTTCAAGGTCGATACCGAGTGCAACCAGCTCCCCTACATCGACACGCGCACCTGGGTACTGGTTCAGGATTCAGAGGTTCAGCTTGCCATGTCGCTCTCGGGCCAGGTCGACATCAGCCAGGTCAATATCTCCAATCCTTCAAACCGGGCGATCTTCTTCGAGAACCAGGAGCAGGGTGATTATCGCCTGATCTCGGCGGAAAGCGCCGACATGAACACCGCATACTTCATGTTTGCGCTGAACCATCCCGATCCGTTCAAGGCTTCGGTCTATCAGAACAAGGATTTCCGCATCGGCCTGTCGCTGGCCATCAATCGGCCGGAGATTATCGACGTCGTCTATCTCGGCCAGGGACGTCCTTATCAGGTCGCTCCCCGCCCGAACTCGCCTTTTTACGACGAGCAGTTGGCAACGCAGTACACCGAGTACGACGTCGCACTTGCGAACGAACATCTCGACGAGGTGCTGCCGGAAAAGAACGCCGAGGGCATGCGCCTCGATGAGAATGGAGAGCCTTTCCAGATCGTGATTTCAGTCAATGAAGGCTTCCGTTCCGATTGGGTCGATATGGCTCTCCTGGTGGAAAGCTATTGGGAAGCGGTGGGTATCGACGTGGTGGTCGATGTCGTTGCCGACGAGGTCTATGAACAGCGTAGCACCGCTCCGAACCGCGACCTTAATCTCTGGATCGCCGAAAACGGTTCGGGCAGCCTCCCGCTGATGGCCACGCACGTTTTCCTCGGTGGCCCCGGCATGGCAGGCAATTGGGATGCCTGGGAGCTCTGGTACAACCAGGAGCGCGGGCTGGTTAACCGCGGATCCGACGTTGCCGGCGATGTCGAGCCCATCGAGCCTCCGACCGAGGTGATCGAGCTTCTCGATGCTGCCAATTCCATCGCCACGACGGCGGGCGAAGAACAGGCCGAGCGCATGCACGAATATCTCGACATGGTCGCCGAGTTCTTCCCCACCGTCGGTATAGCGCTGCCCGAAGGCAACTACCGCGCCGTCAAGAATAATCTGCGCAATCTGCCCGAACCGCTGATCGAGGGGTGGCTCTATCCGGGCATCGCTCCGGCCAATTTCTCGACCTTCTATTTCGAGCCCGACCAGCAGTAG
- a CDS encoding CehA/McbA family metallohydrolase, giving the protein MRISQTGLSLLTGSEDIAHVRITRSDQEASAYFYVPLDLGEAVEAITVDLQYPKGPGCIIDLGAFDPRVTEYPTTAGFRGWSGGARSQFSIAADAATPGYVAGPLQAGRWLIVLGLYKIPSETVEVTLAARALRTGPLARPQPAPTASTPRGIGWYRGDCHSHTFHSDAKGSPELLHRTARKAGLDFLFITDHNTTTAWTAYFETASSPDLVFIPGVEITTADGHANVLGADEWIDFRLEGDADIAALEDAARARGALLTVNHDKPPIPWRYRWPAVDCMEVWHQEWADGNSGLGARYDALLRQGLKITAIGGSDYHQAAEVRLGGPRSLGSPTTVIHAERLDRQGVIAALRSGLAYITETPDGPHLEISSNGTPMGGTCAQSDGADLRIVARGAGGDLLQLIGDHGVFVQLPIDADDWDYQIPLPSGLRFVRAQIMSGAPDPRCRALSNPLYFQAASR; this is encoded by the coding sequence ATGCGTATCAGCCAGACTGGACTATCGCTGCTCACCGGCAGCGAGGACATCGCGCATGTCCGCATCACGCGCTCCGACCAGGAGGCGAGCGCCTATTTCTATGTGCCGCTCGACTTGGGCGAAGCGGTGGAGGCGATCACTGTCGACCTGCAGTATCCAAAGGGCCCCGGCTGCATCATTGATCTGGGCGCATTCGACCCTCGCGTAACCGAATATCCCACCACGGCAGGGTTTCGCGGCTGGAGCGGGGGCGCACGATCGCAATTTTCCATTGCAGCGGATGCGGCAACTCCCGGCTATGTGGCTGGTCCGCTTCAAGCCGGACGCTGGCTGATCGTCCTGGGGCTCTACAAAATCCCCTCCGAGACCGTCGAGGTCACCCTTGCGGCACGCGCGCTGAGGACCGGCCCGCTCGCCAGGCCTCAACCGGCGCCCACCGCGTCTACCCCGCGCGGCATCGGCTGGTATCGCGGCGATTGCCATAGCCACACCTTCCACAGCGACGCCAAGGGAAGTCCCGAACTGCTGCACCGGACGGCGCGGAAAGCGGGTCTCGATTTCCTCTTCATCACCGACCACAACACCACAACGGCCTGGACGGCTTATTTCGAGACCGCCTCCAGCCCCGATCTTGTCTTCATTCCCGGCGTGGAGATCACGACGGCGGACGGGCACGCCAATGTCCTGGGCGCCGACGAGTGGATCGATTTCCGGCTTGAAGGCGATGCCGATATCGCGGCCCTGGAGGACGCGGCTCGGGCGCGCGGCGCGCTGCTGACGGTCAACCACGACAAGCCGCCGATCCCCTGGCGCTATCGCTGGCCGGCAGTCGACTGCATGGAGGTTTGGCACCAGGAATGGGCCGACGGCAACAGCGGTCTCGGTGCCCGCTATGATGCTCTTTTGCGTCAGGGCCTGAAGATCACGGCGATCGGAGGCAGTGACTATCATCAAGCCGCCGAAGTTCGCCTGGGCGGCCCCCGCAGTCTTGGCTCGCCCACGACCGTCATTCATGCCGAACGGCTCGACCGCCAGGGCGTGATCGCCGCCCTGCGGTCCGGACTGGCCTACATCACCGAGACGCCCGACGGCCCCCATCTGGAAATTTCGTCCAATGGTACGCCGATGGGAGGAACCTGCGCCCAATCGGACGGCGCCGACCTCCGGATCGTCGCGCGCGGGGCAGGGGGCGACCTCCTGCAGCTCATCGGCGATCACGGCGTTTTCGTACAGCTGCCGATCGATGCCGACGATTGGGACTACCAGATACCTCTCCCCTCGGGTCTGCGCTTCGTCCGTGCCCAGATCATGTCCGGCGCTCCAGATCCTCGCTGCCGCGCACTCTCCAACCCCCTCTATTTTCAAGCAGCTTCACGATGA
- a CDS encoding CehA/McbA family metallohydrolase encodes MSIVFEGLLTLDTMSSHVPHTFTLPPGVETLRARFTHSPTHPGVGDIPHQISVSLYGPAGPRGTRHNNVDQSVWISTRQASPGIVPGAPEPGTWQIEIDVHRILPPGHVSYRLEIDWAQTETFQPVDPLVPLTGQRRRGPGWYRGDLHGHTIHSDGQLSVAEYLQYAVERGYDFVALTDHNTVTGLPELDRRAGEAITIIGGTELTTYNGHALVLGTRELVDWRVRDGETMSGRAEALTDEGKLFVIAHPKAEGHPFCTGCRWAFSDLMPGPARHIEVWNRFWSERTHNEESVYLFYRWLNAGYRMVATAGTDTHRRAATGGRIAANVVYALDNTQDEILAGIRAGRSFISSGPELKLSAQGADGGKAGMGQAMAAGRLTLRCDWAGAGEDGLVAGLIRRGRRIESWTCGEAGAGTFEVEAEDGDWFVCELRDRTAGLHAITNPIHVGTVPDIWR; translated from the coding sequence ATGAGCATCGTCTTCGAAGGGCTCCTCACGCTCGATACTATGTCGTCCCATGTGCCCCACACGTTTACCCTGCCGCCGGGTGTCGAAACGCTCCGGGCAAGGTTCACCCACAGCCCGACCCATCCGGGCGTCGGCGATATTCCCCATCAGATATCGGTGTCCCTCTATGGACCGGCCGGGCCGCGTGGAACACGCCACAACAATGTGGACCAGAGTGTCTGGATTTCGACCCGCCAAGCCTCTCCCGGCATTGTTCCAGGCGCGCCCGAACCGGGAACATGGCAGATCGAGATCGATGTGCATCGCATTCTTCCCCCGGGCCATGTCAGCTATCGGCTTGAGATCGACTGGGCGCAAACGGAGACCTTCCAGCCAGTCGATCCCCTCGTTCCGCTCACTGGCCAACGTCGGCGCGGACCCGGCTGGTATCGCGGTGACCTTCACGGCCATACCATCCACTCCGACGGCCAGCTCAGCGTCGCTGAATATCTCCAATACGCGGTCGAACGCGGATATGATTTCGTCGCTCTAACCGACCACAACACGGTTACAGGGCTCCCCGAGCTCGACAGGCGTGCCGGCGAGGCGATCACCATCATCGGCGGCACCGAACTCACCACCTATAACGGTCACGCACTCGTTTTGGGCACGCGCGAACTCGTCGATTGGCGCGTGCGTGATGGCGAAACCATGAGCGGGCGTGCCGAAGCTCTCACCGATGAGGGAAAACTCTTCGTCATCGCTCATCCAAAAGCCGAAGGTCATCCGTTCTGCACCGGCTGCCGCTGGGCGTTTTCCGACCTGATGCCGGGACCGGCCCGGCATATCGAGGTATGGAACCGTTTTTGGTCCGAGCGGACCCACAATGAAGAGAGCGTCTACCTCTTCTACCGCTGGCTCAACGCCGGTTATCGGATGGTGGCAACCGCCGGCACCGACACCCATCGCCGCGCCGCCACTGGCGGGCGCATTGCGGCCAATGTGGTTTATGCGCTCGACAATACCCAGGACGAAATTCTCGCCGGAATCCGCGCCGGCCGCAGCTTTATTTCCAGCGGTCCCGAGCTCAAGCTTTCGGCGCAGGGCGCCGATGGCGGCAAGGCGGGAATGGGGCAGGCCATGGCCGCGGGGCGGCTAACGCTGCGCTGCGATTGGGCCGGCGCCGGAGAGGACGGCCTTGTCGCCGGACTGATCCGGCGCGGACGGCGCATCGAGAGTTGGACTTGCGGAGAAGCCGGGGCGGGTACTTTCGAGGTCGAGGCCGAAGATGGCGATTGGTTCGTATGCGAGCTGCGCGACCGGACAGCTGGGCTCCACGCCATCACCAATCCCATACATGTCGGCACGGTCCCCGATATCTGGCGCTAG
- a CDS encoding ABC transporter ATP-binding protein: MQTDLLMSLKDVSISFVQDGRQTQALNKVSFDIPRGKTVCLVGESGCGKSLTARSILRILDNNARIDGGAITFESANGVVDLASLPDKGQQLRAIRGNEITMIFQEPMSAMSVYHTIGDQIIEGICQHSSMSKGQARARALEVLEAVGMPDAEARLDAYTFELSGGQRQRAMIAMALANNPQLLIADEPTTALDVTTQAVTLELMRDLQDRFGMSILFITHDLGVVADIADEVVVMYLGEVVERGPVEQIFNRPRHPYTRALLKAAPHYDQRHGERLPVIPGTVPALWQRPAGCVFSTRCAYFEPGSCDAIRPPMMPGETQSRCVFTADELDARKPLPVAVEAEIVPFARPPVDGTVFEAEAITKHFVKKSGLFKRKTKTIEAVSDVSLTLRGGETLGLVGESGCGKSTLGFTLAGLHEPTGGSIRLKRDGSLVDVTDISEAERRSVWRDLRIVFQDPFASLNPRMSVFDIVAEPLRAGPQPVTDRHELARRVNETLARVGLDPALGDRYPHAFSGGQRQRIGIARALVPNPRIIIADEPVSALDVSVQAQILNLFRDLQREFSLTYLFVSHDLNVVSNIADRVAVMYAGRIVELADTTDIYNRPQHPYTAALLSAVLTPEYGHKRSGRQRLRGHPPNPADLPPGCAFAARCPFATDLCRSVAPELTTDPQGRLAACHRKDELNLEGLQETA, encoded by the coding sequence ATGCAAACTGACCTGCTCATGTCCTTAAAGGACGTTTCAATTTCTTTCGTTCAGGACGGCCGGCAGACCCAGGCGCTCAACAAGGTGAGCTTCGATATTCCGCGCGGCAAGACGGTTTGCCTCGTTGGGGAGTCCGGGTGTGGGAAATCGCTGACGGCGCGCTCCATCCTGCGCATCCTTGACAACAACGCCCGCATCGATGGGGGCGCGATCACATTCGAAAGCGCCAACGGCGTCGTCGATCTCGCCTCTCTTCCCGATAAGGGCCAGCAATTGCGGGCCATTCGCGGCAACGAGATCACCATGATTTTCCAGGAGCCGATGTCGGCCATGTCGGTCTACCACACGATCGGCGATCAGATCATCGAGGGCATCTGCCAGCACTCGTCGATGAGCAAGGGCCAGGCGCGGGCGCGTGCCCTCGAAGTGCTGGAGGCTGTCGGCATGCCTGACGCCGAGGCTCGGCTCGATGCCTATACGTTTGAACTCTCCGGCGGACAACGCCAGCGTGCCATGATCGCCATGGCGCTCGCCAACAATCCGCAATTGCTGATCGCCGACGAGCCGACCACCGCGCTCGACGTCACGACCCAGGCCGTAACTCTCGAATTGATGCGCGACCTGCAGGACCGGTTCGGCATGTCCATTTTGTTCATTACCCATGATCTGGGTGTTGTTGCCGACATCGCCGACGAAGTCGTCGTCATGTATTTGGGCGAGGTGGTCGAACGCGGCCCGGTCGAGCAGATATTCAATCGCCCACGGCATCCTTACACGCGCGCACTGCTCAAGGCCGCCCCGCATTATGATCAGCGTCACGGCGAGCGGCTGCCGGTGATTCCGGGCACGGTGCCGGCCCTTTGGCAGCGCCCCGCAGGATGCGTATTCTCCACCCGCTGCGCCTATTTCGAGCCCGGCAGTTGCGATGCGATCCGCCCGCCCATGATGCCAGGGGAAACGCAATCGCGGTGCGTCTTCACCGCTGACGAACTCGATGCGCGCAAGCCGTTGCCGGTGGCGGTGGAGGCTGAGATCGTTCCTTTCGCGCGCCCGCCGGTCGACGGCACGGTCTTCGAAGCCGAAGCGATCACCAAGCATTTCGTCAAGAAATCGGGGCTGTTCAAGCGCAAGACCAAAACCATCGAGGCTGTTTCGGACGTTTCGCTCACCTTGCGCGGTGGCGAAACGCTGGGGCTGGTCGGGGAGTCCGGTTGCGGCAAGTCCACGCTGGGCTTCACCCTGGCTGGCTTGCACGAGCCGACGGGCGGTTCCATCCGCCTCAAGCGGGATGGCAGCCTGGTTGACGTGACCGACATTTCCGAAGCCGAGCGGCGGTCGGTCTGGCGAGATCTGCGGATCGTGTTCCAGGATCCGTTCGCATCCCTCAACCCCCGCATGAGCGTTTTCGACATCGTTGCCGAACCGCTCAGGGCAGGTCCGCAACCGGTGACGGATCGCCATGAACTGGCCCGGCGCGTCAACGAAACCTTGGCGCGGGTAGGGCTCGATCCCGCATTGGGAGATCGCTACCCGCATGCCTTTTCCGGTGGCCAGCGCCAGCGGATCGGCATTGCGCGAGCCCTCGTGCCCAACCCCAGGATCATCATTGCCGACGAGCCGGTTTCAGCGCTTGACGTCTCGGTCCAGGCCCAGATCCTCAACCTGTTCCGCGATCTGCAGCGCGAGTTTTCGCTCACTTATCTTTTCGTTTCCCACGATCTCAACGTCGTCTCCAACATCGCCGATCGGGTGGCGGTGATGTATGCCGGCCGCATCGTGGAACTGGCCGATACGACCGATATCTACAATCGGCCGCAACATCCCTACACGGCGGCTCTGCTCAGCGCGGTGCTGACTCCCGAATACGGGCACAAGCGTTCCGGCCGGCAGCGTCTACGCGGGCATCCGCCCAATCCGGCCGACCTGCCACCCGGTTGCGCCTTCGCCGCCCGTTGTCCTTTCGCCACCGACCTTTGCCGCTCGGTTGCGCCGGAGTTGACCACCGATCCGCAGGGCCGGCTGGCAGCCTGTCACCGCAAGGACGAGTTGAACCTCGAAGGCCTGCAGGAAACCGCCTGA
- a CDS encoding ABC transporter permease, with product MAEFFLRRLVLMIFTVIAISIVSYAIIALPPGDYVDKVVADARKVGDVMTASEIDALRTQLGLDRSLPEQYLSWIWGIVTRGDFGRSFFWEVPVSEIIWQRLGMTTLLSVLTLVFIWVVAIPIGIYSAVKKYSLGDYVFTTAGFIGLAIPNFLLALILLYISFRYMGQSVGGLFSPEYVNAPWSLGKVLDLISHLWIPMVVLGTAGTASVIRTIRANLLDELHKPYVLTARAKGLEERRLTLKYPVRYSLNPFVSGLNDIFVTIISGETIVAVVLGLQTTGPLLLDALRGQDMYLAATLIMFLSFLAVLGTLFSDVLLMALDPRIRRQAREGEVL from the coding sequence ATGGCTGAATTCTTCCTCCGGCGGCTGGTGCTGATGATCTTTACGGTCATCGCGATCAGCATCGTCTCATACGCGATTATCGCCCTGCCGCCGGGGGACTATGTGGACAAGGTGGTTGCCGACGCGCGCAAGGTCGGTGACGTGATGACCGCCAGCGAGATCGACGCGCTGCGCACGCAATTGGGTCTCGATCGCAGCCTGCCCGAGCAATACCTCTCCTGGATATGGGGGATCGTGACCCGGGGCGATTTCGGGCGCTCCTTCTTCTGGGAAGTGCCGGTCTCCGAAATCATCTGGCAGCGCTTGGGTATGACGACGCTGCTTTCGGTGTTGACCTTGGTGTTTATCTGGGTCGTCGCCATTCCGATCGGCATTTATTCGGCCGTCAAGAAGTACTCGCTGGGCGATTATGTGTTCACGACCGCGGGCTTCATCGGCCTCGCCATTCCCAATTTTCTCCTGGCACTGATCCTGCTCTACATCTCATTTCGATATATGGGGCAAAGTGTTGGCGGCCTTTTTTCACCCGAATATGTCAATGCGCCCTGGTCGCTGGGCAAGGTGCTCGACCTCATCAGCCACCTTTGGATACCCATGGTGGTTCTGGGCACCGCCGGTACAGCGAGCGTGATCCGGACAATTCGCGCTAATCTGCTCGACGAGTTGCACAAGCCCTACGTGCTCACCGCCCGCGCCAAGGGTTTGGAGGAGCGTCGCCTGACGCTCAAATACCCCGTGCGCTATTCGCTCAACCCCTTCGTGAGCGGCCTCAACGATATCTTCGTCACCATCATTTCGGGCGAAACCATCGTCGCCGTGGTCCTGGGCCTGCAAACGACAGGCCCGCTGCTGCTCGACGCGTTGCGCGGTCAGGACATGTACCTGGCGGCCACCCTCATCATGTTTCTAAGCTTTCTCGCTGTTCTGGGCACGCTGTTCTCCGACGTGCTGCTTATGGCGCTTGATCCTCGCATTCGTCGCCAGGCTCGAGAGGGAGAAGTGCTATGA
- a CDS encoding ABC transporter permease, with protein MTASHPQMPSAPQAVRTIPETRTATADAIDRASYGALVWRRFKRHKLGVFGAALTILIYLVALFCEFIATGDPEQFSPTALYTPPQMVRLFVENPEGGMRFQPHVLGYSSTVDYNTGQRIYEADPEKIIEIGFFVQGDPYRLWGLFEMDRHLLGAVDPNQTVYFFGSDRLGRDVFSRTVYATRVSMTIGLIGVGLSLFLGIIIGGASGYFGGWADVGIQRVIEFLQSLPAIPLWIGLAAAIPPTVPPMQTYFMITVILSVLGWTGLARIVRGKFMQLKNEEFVIAARVDGCKPSRIIMRHMVPNFLSHIIAAVTLAIPGMIIAETALSFLGIGLRQPVVSWGVLLQEAQNLRSIAAAPWLFAPGGAVVVAVLALNFFGDGLRDAGDPHAN; from the coding sequence ATGACCGCGTCACACCCTCAGATGCCCTCTGCGCCGCAAGCCGTGCGGACGATACCCGAAACACGGACCGCAACGGCCGATGCGATCGATCGCGCCAGCTACGGCGCCCTCGTCTGGCGTCGGTTCAAACGCCACAAGCTGGGCGTGTTCGGCGCTGCCCTGACGATACTGATCTATCTGGTGGCACTGTTCTGCGAATTCATCGCCACGGGTGATCCGGAGCAGTTCTCGCCCACAGCGCTCTATACGCCGCCACAGATGGTCCGCCTTTTCGTCGAGAATCCCGAGGGCGGCATGCGGTTCCAGCCCCATGTTCTGGGCTATTCCTCTACGGTCGATTACAACACCGGCCAGCGCATCTACGAAGCGGATCCCGAAAAGATCATAGAGATCGGCTTCTTCGTACAGGGCGATCCTTACCGGCTCTGGGGCCTTTTCGAGATGGATCGGCACCTGCTGGGCGCAGTCGATCCCAACCAAACCGTGTACTTTTTCGGTTCCGACCGGTTGGGGCGCGATGTTTTCAGCCGCACTGTCTATGCAACGCGTGTTTCGATGACCATCGGGCTGATCGGGGTCGGTCTGAGCCTGTTCCTCGGCATCATCATCGGCGGTGCTTCGGGCTATTTCGGCGGCTGGGCCGATGTGGGCATTCAGCGCGTCATCGAGTTTCTACAGTCGCTTCCGGCCATTCCGCTCTGGATCGGCCTGGCCGCGGCGATTCCGCCCACGGTGCCCCCGATGCAGACCTATTTCATGATCACCGTGATCCTTTCGGTGCTCGGCTGGACAGGTCTGGCTCGCATCGTGCGCGGTAAATTCATGCAGCTCAAGAACGAGGAGTTCGTGATCGCCGCCCGTGTCGATGGCTGCAAGCCCTCGCGCATCATCATGCGGCACATGGTGCCCAATTTTCTAAGTCACATCATCGCTGCGGTGACCCTCGCCATACCGGGGATGATCATTGCCGAAACCGCGCTGAGTTTTTTGGGCATTGGCCTGCGCCAGCCGGTGGTGAGTTGGGGCGTGCTGCTGCAGGAAGCACAGAACCTGCGTTCGATCGCCGCTGCGCCATGGTTGTTCGCGCCGGGCGGAGCGGTAGTCGTCGCCGTGCTGGCCCTCAATTTCTTCGGCGACGGCCTGCGCGATGCAGGAGATCCCCATGCAAACTGA